Proteins from one Cicer arietinum cultivar CDC Frontier isolate Library 1 chromosome 3, Cicar.CDCFrontier_v2.0, whole genome shotgun sequence genomic window:
- the LOC101508942 gene encoding uncharacterized protein, which yields MVMKERDEELALFLEMRRREKENEKNNLLLLQNSEELDLSNLESNHENSMISKMVSSVQPRKTVVEEFLNSENDKSDYEWLLTPPDTPLFPSLDKESHLSVKSETETRNSRPTALKPRVANIQTEPISKNNVVSKHHAAMSGFGSSTNGSRRISSSANPTPATSRSSTPSGRPTLPSITKSSRPSTPTSRAALTSTKSTAPSMRSSTPTRSTSRASTPTSKPSLTAPKPSQRSATPVIRSSTPSRTFGVSAPPTRPSSASKARPVVAKNPVQSRGISPSVKSRPKESLHMPGFSHDAPPNLKTSLPERPASVTRNRPGVPNPRSNSVDATSISKSRRQSNTPSKGRASTGFPHNNHTSMHALSRARFTDGDDDDSPIVIGTKMVERVVNMRKLAPPKHEDPSANNNSYGKYSSSGSTGFGSTLSKKSLDMAIRHMDIRRSVQGNMRAQVTSIPASSMYSVRSVSSSKSRTVSFSDSPHATSSTASSTPSVNDNSNSKSYGSEIEENDVGII from the exons ATGGTGATGAAGGAGAGAGACGAGGAACTTGCTTTGTTTCTTGAGATGAGgaggagagagaaagagaatgaaaagaACAACCTTCTCCTTCTTCAAAACTCTGAGGAACTTGATTTGTCCAATTTgg AATCCAATCATGAGAACTCTATGATTTCCAAGATGGTATCTTCAGTTCAACCAAGGAAGACTGTGGTTGAAGAGTTCTTGAATTCAGAGAATGATAAGTCTGATTATGAATg GCTTCTTACTCCACCTGATACAcctctttttccttctttagaCAAGGAGTCACATTTATCAGTAAAGAGTGAAACGGAGACTCGCAATTCTCGTCCAACAGCTTTAAAACCGAGG GTAGCTAATATCCAAACAGAACCAATATCAAAAAACAATGTAGTATCCAAGCATCATGCAGCAATGTCAGGATTTGGTTCTTCCACTAATGGCAGTAGGAGAATTTCATCATCAGCAAATCCAACTCCAGCTACTTCAAGATCTTCAACACCATCTGGAAGGCCAACATTACCTTCAATAACTAAATCCTCCAGGCCTTCTACGCCTACCTCCCGAGCCGCCTTAACCTCGACCAAGTCAACAGCTCCATCAATGAGATCATCAACTCCTACTAGATCCACTTCGAGGGCGTCAACGCCTACTTCAAAGCCTTCATTGACAGCTCCTAAGCCATCTCAAAGATCAGCAACTCCGGTTATTCGATCATCAACCCCGTCAAGGACATTTGGAGTATCTGCTCCTCCTACCAGACCTTCATCTGCATCAAAAGCACGCCCCGTTGTTGCTAAAAATCCGGTTCAATCACGTGGCATCTCTCCATCAGTTAAATCTAGACCTAAAGAGTCTCTGCATATGCCTGGCTTTTCTCATGATGCTCCTCCAAATTTGAAGACATCGTTGCCAGAAAGGCCGGCTTCGGTCACTAGAAATAGGCCTGGAGTTCCAAATCCAAGATCAAATTCTGTTGACGCTACTAGCATTTCAAAATCTAGAAGGCAGTCGAACACGCCTTCAAAAGGACGTGCTTCTACTGGGTTTCCACACAATAATCATACCTCCATGCATGCTCTGAGTAGAGCTCGTTTCACcgatggtgatgatgatgatagccCTATTGTAATTGGGACAAAAATGGTTGAAAGAGTAGTGAACATGAGAAAACTTGCGCCTCCAAAGCATGAAGACCCTTCTGCCAACAACAATTCATACGGAAAATATTCTTCATCTGGTAGCACTGGATTTGGAAGTACACTTTCAAAGAAGTCTTTAGATATGGCAATTAGGCATATG GACATAAGGCGAAGCGTTCAGGGTAATATGCGGGCACAAGTGACAAGCATTCCGGCTTCGTCTATGTACAGTGTGAGATCAGTTAGTTCATCAAAGAGCAGGACAGTGAGTTTTTCTGATTCACCGCATGCCACAAGCAGCACTGCTAGCTCTACACCAAGTGTAAATGATAATAGTAACTCCAAATCTTATGGAAGTGAGATTGAAGAAAATGACGTTGGAATCATATGA